A single genomic interval of Nonomuraea rubra harbors:
- a CDS encoding BTAD domain-containing putative transcriptional regulator yields MRFGVLGPLAVWTPDGRPVRVPEVKVRALLAGLLIQAGRTVSADRLIEDLWGDRPPADAAAALRVKVSQLRRVLGDRELVAYRAPGYVLRAEPESVDAGLFESLLLRARRTGDLDARAALLREALGLWRGGAYAEFADEPFARAVVARLDEQRLVALEELAETRLALGEHGPLAAELADLVADHPLRERLRAVQMRALYRAGRQGEALAGYGDLRRRLADELGLDPGPELAALHQAILEQDPALEAPAARPRTNLPAPLTALVGRDEAVAEVRALLRANRLVTLTGPGGVGKTRLALAAASGWTAGAEVTPDAAQRFEGGVWLVELASLGAGAQVVEVAEAIAAVLGLRDDAAGCIMDRLPGVLAARPTLLVLDNCEHVVEQVATLAARLLRAAPGLRVLATGQESLRIEGEALWSVPPLGLEAAMELFTVRAGIEPDGDVAEICERLDGIPLALELAATRMRALTPRQLADRLDDRFRLLASGLRGAPARQRTLRAMIDWSWELLTEPERVVLRRLAVHADGCTLEAAEHVCAEPGLDVLGLLARLVDRSLVVRTTAGPRYRLLESVAAYCQERLREAGELDDVRLRHVHHYAALTAQLEPALRGPGQRDALARLDAEAANLRTALETAVRMNAADQALALVNNLAWYWVLRGRLGEARRALESALSMAPPGDPATARAGVWLAGFEMLAGRLVRPDSTLFEAIEDPWARARARWFAGFALFGYEDLSASHELVTTALAEFRRLGDDWGTAAALTLMGRYAAMRGDLTALRDSAERAQGLFRGIGDRWGELRATENLGTLAEITGDYGRAAALRLEVLAMAEELGLWSSVSEALSRLGRIAMLTGDHVRADDYHERARSLAVAQSNRPAEEFAELGLALSARRQGRLDEAERRLRAWLGWVEDVSGDPGAALILAELGFVAEQRGDAAGALDLHRQGLAVARKVGDPRAVALALEGLSGALALDGRPEQAGRLLGKAAALRESVGAPLPEGERGDVERITAAVRRAAGADALAAAMSAGATLPLETVISPEPQPGRRQPAG; encoded by the coding sequence ATGCGGTTCGGGGTGCTTGGCCCGCTCGCTGTGTGGACGCCGGACGGCCGGCCGGTCCGGGTGCCCGAGGTCAAGGTCAGGGCGCTGCTGGCGGGGCTGCTGATCCAGGCGGGCCGTACGGTCTCCGCCGACCGGCTGATCGAGGACCTGTGGGGCGACCGGCCACCCGCCGACGCCGCGGCGGCGCTGCGGGTGAAGGTGTCGCAGCTGCGGCGGGTGCTGGGCGACCGGGAGCTGGTGGCGTACCGGGCGCCGGGGTACGTGCTGCGGGCCGAGCCCGAGTCCGTGGACGCCGGGCTGTTCGAGTCGCTGCTCCTGCGCGCCCGGCGCACCGGCGACCTCGACGCGCGGGCGGCGCTGCTGCGCGAGGCGCTGGGGTTGTGGCGGGGCGGCGCGTACGCCGAATTCGCCGACGAGCCGTTCGCCAGGGCGGTGGTGGCACGGCTGGACGAGCAGCGGCTGGTCGCCCTGGAGGAGCTGGCCGAGACGCGGCTCGCGCTCGGCGAGCACGGGCCGCTCGCCGCCGAGCTGGCCGACCTGGTGGCCGACCATCCGCTGCGGGAGCGGCTGCGGGCCGTGCAGATGCGGGCCCTGTACCGGGCCGGGCGGCAGGGCGAGGCGCTGGCCGGCTACGGGGACCTGCGGCGGCGGCTCGCCGACGAGCTCGGGCTGGACCCCGGGCCGGAGCTGGCGGCGCTGCACCAGGCGATCCTGGAGCAGGACCCCGCGCTGGAGGCGCCCGCCGCGCGGCCCCGTACGAACCTGCCCGCGCCGCTGACGGCGCTGGTCGGACGGGACGAGGCGGTGGCCGAGGTACGCGCGCTGCTGCGCGCCAACCGGCTCGTCACGCTCACGGGCCCGGGCGGCGTGGGCAAGACCCGCCTCGCGCTGGCCGCCGCGAGCGGCTGGACGGCGGGCGCCGAGGTGACACCGGACGCCGCCCAGCGCTTCGAGGGCGGGGTGTGGCTGGTGGAGCTGGCCTCGCTCGGGGCCGGGGCGCAGGTCGTGGAGGTGGCCGAGGCGATCGCGGCCGTGCTGGGCCTGCGTGACGACGCGGCGGGCTGCATCATGGACCGCCTGCCCGGCGTCCTCGCGGCCCGGCCGACGTTGCTGGTGCTGGACAACTGCGAGCACGTGGTCGAGCAGGTCGCCACGCTGGCCGCCCGGTTGCTGCGCGCCGCCCCCGGGCTGCGCGTGCTGGCGACCGGCCAGGAGTCGCTGCGGATCGAGGGCGAGGCCCTGTGGAGCGTGCCGCCGCTGGGGCTGGAGGCGGCGATGGAGCTGTTCACCGTACGGGCCGGGATCGAGCCCGACGGCGACGTCGCGGAGATCTGCGAGCGGCTCGACGGCATCCCGCTGGCCCTGGAGCTGGCGGCCACGAGGATGCGCGCGCTGACCCCGCGACAGCTCGCCGACCGCCTCGACGACCGGTTCCGGCTGCTCGCCTCCGGCCTGCGCGGCGCCCCGGCCAGGCAGCGAACGCTGCGCGCGATGATCGACTGGAGCTGGGAGCTGCTGACGGAGCCCGAGCGGGTGGTGCTGCGGCGACTGGCCGTGCACGCCGACGGCTGCACGCTGGAGGCGGCCGAGCACGTCTGCGCCGAGCCGGGCCTGGACGTGCTCGGCCTGCTGGCCCGCCTGGTGGACCGCTCCCTCGTGGTACGCACGACCGCGGGGCCGCGTTATCGCCTGCTGGAGTCGGTGGCCGCGTACTGCCAGGAGCGGCTGCGGGAGGCCGGCGAGCTGGACGACGTACGCCTCAGGCACGTCCACCACTACGCCGCCCTGACCGCGCAGCTGGAGCCCGCCCTGCGCGGGCCCGGCCAGCGCGACGCACTCGCCCGGCTCGACGCCGAGGCCGCCAACCTCAGAACGGCCCTGGAGACAGCGGTCCGCATGAACGCGGCGGACCAGGCGCTGGCACTGGTGAACAACCTGGCCTGGTACTGGGTGCTGCGCGGCAGGCTGGGCGAGGCCCGCCGCGCCCTTGAGTCGGCCCTGTCCATGGCGCCGCCCGGAGACCCGGCCACGGCGCGGGCCGGGGTGTGGCTGGCCGGGTTCGAGATGCTCGCGGGCCGCCTCGTACGGCCGGACAGCACGCTGTTCGAGGCCATCGAGGACCCGTGGGCGCGGGCCCGGGCGCGGTGGTTCGCCGGGTTCGCCCTGTTCGGCTACGAGGACCTGTCGGCGAGCCACGAGCTGGTGACGACGGCGCTGGCGGAGTTCCGCCGGCTCGGCGACGACTGGGGCACGGCCGCCGCGCTCACCCTTATGGGCAGGTACGCCGCCATGCGCGGCGACCTGACGGCGCTGCGGGACAGCGCGGAGCGGGCACAGGGACTGTTCCGCGGGATCGGCGACCGGTGGGGCGAGCTGCGGGCCACGGAGAACCTCGGCACGCTGGCCGAGATCACCGGCGACTACGGGCGGGCCGCGGCGCTGCGCCTGGAGGTGCTGGCGATGGCCGAGGAGCTCGGGTTGTGGAGCTCGGTGTCGGAGGCGCTGTCGCGGCTGGGCAGGATCGCCATGCTGACCGGCGACCACGTACGGGCCGACGACTACCACGAGCGGGCCAGGAGCCTCGCGGTGGCGCAGTCGAACCGGCCCGCCGAGGAGTTCGCCGAGCTGGGCCTGGCGCTCAGCGCGCGCAGGCAGGGGCGGCTGGACGAGGCGGAGCGGCGGTTGCGCGCCTGGCTGGGCTGGGTCGAGGACGTGTCGGGCGATCCGGGCGCTGCTCTGATCCTGGCCGAGCTGGGGTTCGTGGCCGAGCAGCGCGGCGACGCGGCGGGCGCGCTGGACCTGCATCGCCAGGGGCTGGCCGTGGCCCGCAAGGTGGGCGACCCGCGGGCCGTCGCGCTGGCCCTGGAGGGGCTGTCGGGCGCGCTCGCGCTCGACGGGCGGCCCGAGCAGGCCGGGCGGCTGCTGGGCAAGGCGGCGGCGCTGCGGGAGTCGGTGGGCGCCCCGCTGCCCGAGGGCGAGCGGGGCGACGTCGAGCGCATCACGGCGGCGGTACGGCGGGCGGCGGGAGCGGACGCCCTCGCGGCGGCCATGAGCGCCGGCGCGACCCTCCCACTGGAGACCGTCATCTCCCCGGAGCCGCAACCCGGCAGGCGTCAGCCCGCCGGGTGA
- a CDS encoding DUF4328 domain-containing protein, whose product MALACDSVVGLCAAGVGLWYGGLVDRMIVDLDSVSDSEIDTADLIYGLSGIAEFIVYVVAVVAFLVWLFRVRANAELLSPGGHRRGKPWVIFGWVVPIVNFWFPKQVVDDIWYASTRDGSASKGLIDAWWAAWLVGSLVSNFAGRLLFRAEDLETLAAAARFDTVSIGLMLVAAVLAIGVIRRISSAQEQHLQATSAAPAAHGGYPAY is encoded by the coding sequence GTGGCCCTGGCGTGTGACTCCGTCGTCGGCCTCTGCGCGGCCGGGGTCGGCCTGTGGTACGGCGGGCTCGTGGACCGCATGATCGTGGACCTCGACTCCGTCTCCGACTCGGAGATCGACACCGCCGACCTGATCTACGGGCTGTCCGGCATCGCCGAGTTCATCGTGTACGTGGTCGCCGTCGTCGCGTTCCTGGTCTGGCTGTTCAGGGTGCGTGCCAACGCGGAGCTCCTCTCCCCGGGCGGGCACCGGCGCGGCAAGCCGTGGGTGATCTTCGGCTGGGTGGTGCCGATCGTCAACTTCTGGTTCCCGAAGCAGGTCGTGGACGACATCTGGTACGCCTCCACGCGCGACGGCTCCGCGTCCAAGGGGCTGATCGACGCCTGGTGGGCGGCCTGGCTCGTGGGCAGCCTGGTGAGCAACTTCGCCGGGCGGCTGCTGTTCCGGGCCGAGGACCTGGAGACCCTGGCGGCGGCCGCGCGGTTCGACACGGTGAGCATCGGGCTGATGCTGGTCGCGGCGGTGCTGGCGATCGGCGTCATCCGCAGGATCAGCAGCGCCCAGGAACAGCACCTCCAGGCCACGTCCGCCGCGCCGGCCGCCCACGGCGGCTACCCGGCGTACTGA
- a CDS encoding maltokinase N-terminal cap-like domain-containing protein, with the protein MLDELLAAWISRQRWFGGKGRPIDELSIDSDVELTPGLRHLIVAVWQEGSRDRYQVLLGERDELPDRLTHALVGTIGDGYLYDALHDSERTGWLLDGMARDETRSGLRMRHVPGVTIDTTPRSLVLGAEQSNTSLVYGDSYICKLFRRLIPGVNPELEIITALAGRNAPHIAQPYGWIETDLDGTNTTLAIMQEFLTPANDGWDLALASVRDLYASLPELPAAEAGGDFAAEAVRLGSATARVHHELAAAFPTSIVEIHEVKRMAEGFRRRLGRAVAEVPELREHVSAIEAAYHQVELLTSEVPVQRVHGDYHLGQVMRTPTDWVILDFEGEPGQPLAERRALYSPLRDVAGMLRSFDYAARHLLAGHAQAEELEPRAQEWADRNRAAFLDGYTEGGGVISPADAALLRAFELSKAVYEVVYEARNRPSWIPIPLAAFRPR; encoded by the coding sequence GTGCTTGACGAGCTCCTTGCCGCATGGATCAGCCGCCAACGTTGGTTCGGCGGCAAGGGGCGCCCGATCGACGAGTTGTCGATCGATTCGGACGTCGAGCTGACACCCGGGCTGAGGCACCTGATCGTCGCCGTCTGGCAGGAGGGCTCGCGGGACCGGTACCAGGTCCTGCTGGGCGAGCGGGACGAGCTGCCCGACCGCCTCACCCACGCCCTCGTCGGCACCATCGGCGACGGCTACCTCTACGACGCCCTGCACGACAGCGAGCGCACGGGCTGGCTGCTCGACGGCATGGCCCGCGACGAGACCCGCAGCGGCCTGCGCATGCGGCACGTGCCCGGCGTCACCATCGACACCACCCCGCGCAGCCTCGTACTCGGGGCCGAGCAGTCGAACACCTCGCTGGTGTACGGGGACTCCTACATCTGCAAGCTCTTCCGCCGGCTCATCCCCGGGGTGAACCCCGAGCTGGAGATCATCACCGCGCTGGCCGGCAGGAACGCGCCGCACATCGCGCAGCCGTACGGGTGGATCGAGACCGACCTCGACGGCACCAACACGACGCTGGCCATCATGCAGGAGTTCCTGACCCCCGCCAACGACGGCTGGGACCTCGCGCTGGCCAGCGTCCGCGACCTGTACGCGTCGCTGCCCGAGCTGCCGGCGGCCGAGGCGGGCGGCGACTTCGCCGCCGAGGCGGTACGGCTGGGCAGCGCCACCGCCCGCGTGCACCACGAGCTGGCCGCCGCCTTCCCCACGAGCATCGTGGAGATCCACGAGGTCAAACGCATGGCCGAGGGTTTCAGGCGCCGGCTGGGGCGGGCCGTGGCCGAGGTGCCCGAGCTGCGCGAGCATGTGAGCGCCATCGAGGCCGCCTACCACCAGGTAGAGCTGCTCACCAGCGAGGTGCCTGTGCAACGCGTTCACGGCGACTACCACCTCGGGCAGGTGATGCGCACGCCGACCGACTGGGTCATCCTCGACTTCGAGGGCGAGCCGGGCCAGCCGCTGGCCGAACGGCGGGCGCTGTACTCGCCGCTGCGGGACGTGGCGGGCATGCTGCGCTCGTTCGACTACGCGGCCAGGCACCTGCTGGCCGGCCATGCCCAGGCCGAGGAGCTGGAGCCCAGGGCCCAGGAGTGGGCCGACCGCAACCGGGCCGCCTTCCTCGACGGCTACACCGAGGGCGGCGGCGTCATCTCCCCGGCGGACGCGGCGCTGCTGCGGGCGTTCGAGCTGTCGAAGGCGGTCTACGAGGTCGTGTACGAGGCCCGCAACCGGCCCTCCTGGATCCCGATCCCGCTCGCCGCCTTCCGGCCTCGCTAG
- the glgB gene encoding 1,4-alpha-glucan branching protein GlgB gives MRTELDRLAGGAHHDPHSVLGAHPVTGGVVFRTLRPLAERVRVVLEDGSAHDMKHQAHGVFEVTLPGLDKVPAYTLSVKYAGADPYEVRDPYRHWPTLGEVDLHLIGEGRHERLWEVLGARVMEHEDVQGTAFAVWAPNARGIRVVGDFNHWDGVAYPMRSLGRSGVWELFVPGLGAGQRYKYQVLGADGVWRDKADPMARRTEVPPMTASVIDKSDYSWQDDAWMVDRRERQPQHGPMSIYEVHLGSWRPGLSYVELADQLSEYAADLGFTHVELLPVAEHPFGGSWGYQVTSYYAPTARFGTPDEFRHFVDRMHQRGIGVLLDWVPAHFPMDDWALARFDGTPLYEHADPARGEHPDWGTYVFDFGRREVKNFLVANALFWLKEFHIDGLRVDAVASMLYLDYSRREGEWTPNVYGGRENLDAVEFLKEMNSVCYREAPGITTVAEESTAWPGVSRPVHLGGLGFGFKWNMGWMHDTLKYLHHEPIFRQYHHHEMTFSLLYAYSENYVLPLSHDEVVHGKGSLLGKMPGDEWQRFAQLRALLAFMWAHPGKQLLFMGGEFGQGSEWSESRGLDWWVLEFDGHQGVQRLVRDLNRLYRDTPALWEQDSRPEGFRWIDADDASGNTLSFVRYANDGSAVACVVNFSGGPHESYRLGLPYAGRWSEAVNTDAYDYWGSGVGNLGAVEAEAEPWHGLPYSTTLRVPPLGAVWLTHEGNRLND, from the coding sequence ATGAGGACAGAGCTCGACCGCCTCGCGGGCGGTGCGCACCACGACCCCCACTCCGTGCTGGGAGCACACCCCGTGACCGGCGGGGTGGTGTTCCGCACGCTGCGGCCCCTGGCCGAACGCGTGCGGGTGGTGCTGGAGGACGGCTCTGCCCACGACATGAAACACCAGGCCCACGGGGTGTTCGAGGTGACGCTCCCCGGGCTGGACAAGGTGCCGGCGTACACGCTGAGCGTCAAGTACGCGGGCGCGGACCCGTACGAGGTCCGGGACCCGTACCGGCACTGGCCCACGCTCGGCGAGGTGGACCTGCACCTGATCGGCGAGGGGCGGCACGAGCGGCTGTGGGAGGTCCTCGGCGCGCGTGTGATGGAGCACGAGGACGTCCAGGGCACGGCGTTCGCCGTCTGGGCGCCGAACGCGCGCGGGATCAGGGTCGTCGGCGACTTCAACCACTGGGACGGCGTCGCCTACCCGATGCGGTCGCTGGGCCGGTCGGGCGTGTGGGAGCTGTTCGTGCCGGGGCTGGGGGCGGGCCAGCGGTACAAGTACCAGGTGCTGGGCGCCGACGGGGTGTGGCGCGACAAGGCCGACCCGATGGCCAGGCGCACCGAGGTGCCGCCGATGACGGCCTCGGTGATCGACAAGTCCGACTACAGCTGGCAGGACGACGCCTGGATGGTCGACCGGCGCGAGCGGCAGCCGCAGCACGGGCCGATGAGCATCTACGAGGTGCACCTGGGCTCGTGGCGGCCGGGGCTGTCGTACGTGGAGCTGGCCGACCAGCTCTCCGAGTACGCCGCGGACCTGGGCTTCACCCACGTGGAGCTGCTGCCGGTGGCCGAGCACCCGTTCGGCGGGTCGTGGGGTTACCAGGTGACCTCCTACTACGCGCCGACGGCGCGGTTCGGCACGCCCGACGAGTTCCGCCACTTCGTGGACCGCATGCACCAGCGCGGCATCGGCGTGCTGCTCGACTGGGTGCCCGCGCACTTCCCGATGGACGACTGGGCGCTGGCCCGCTTCGACGGCACCCCGCTGTACGAGCACGCCGACCCGGCCAGGGGCGAGCACCCCGACTGGGGCACCTACGTGTTCGACTTCGGCCGCAGGGAGGTGAAGAACTTCCTGGTGGCCAACGCGCTGTTCTGGCTGAAGGAGTTCCACATCGACGGCCTGCGGGTGGACGCGGTGGCCTCGATGCTCTACCTCGACTACTCGCGGCGCGAGGGCGAGTGGACGCCCAACGTGTACGGCGGCAGGGAGAACCTGGACGCGGTCGAGTTCCTCAAGGAGATGAACTCGGTCTGCTACCGGGAGGCGCCCGGCATCACGACCGTGGCCGAGGAGTCGACGGCCTGGCCCGGGGTCTCGCGGCCGGTGCATCTGGGCGGGCTCGGGTTCGGGTTCAAGTGGAACATGGGCTGGATGCACGACACGCTCAAGTACCTGCACCACGAGCCGATCTTCCGCCAGTACCACCACCACGAGATGACGTTCTCGCTGCTGTACGCGTACTCGGAGAACTACGTGCTGCCGCTGTCCCACGACGAGGTCGTGCACGGCAAGGGCTCGCTGCTGGGCAAGATGCCGGGCGACGAGTGGCAGCGGTTCGCGCAGCTGCGGGCGTTGCTGGCGTTCATGTGGGCGCATCCGGGCAAGCAACTGCTGTTCATGGGCGGCGAGTTCGGCCAGGGCTCGGAGTGGTCGGAGAGCCGCGGGCTCGACTGGTGGGTGCTGGAGTTCGACGGGCACCAGGGCGTGCAGCGGCTGGTCCGCGACCTGAACCGGCTCTACCGCGACACCCCGGCGCTGTGGGAGCAGGACTCCAGGCCCGAGGGCTTCCGGTGGATCGACGCCGACGACGCCTCGGGCAACACGCTCTCGTTCGTGCGCTACGCCAACGACGGGTCGGCGGTGGCGTGCGTGGTGAACTTCAGCGGCGGGCCGCACGAGAGCTACCGGCTCGGGCTCCCGTACGCGGGCCGGTGGTCGGAGGCGGTCAACACGGACGCCTACG
- a CDS encoding NAD(P)-dependent oxidoreductase, with translation MSENISVLGLGLMGTALAESLLAAGHQVTVWNRTPAKAEPLLARGAKQAATPEEAVAASPLVIVCLLDYPSVTSTLAGTPLPGRVVANLTTGRPAEARELAAWVAERGGEYLDGGIMAVPQMIARPGALILYSGSQPAFDRHEGALSAMAEARFTGTDPGMAPLLDLAMLTGMYGQIAGLLEAAALVRSAGYPLTEFVSSLLVPWLNAMAAQQPLWAEKMASGDHSTEVSNLEINRAGVENLVRAFREQGVKPDLLLPLKAVIDQRTARGLGHEGLSGLIEEL, from the coding sequence ATGTCGGAAAATATCTCCGTGCTCGGCCTCGGGCTCATGGGCACCGCGCTCGCCGAGAGCCTCCTGGCCGCCGGGCACCAGGTGACGGTCTGGAACCGTACGCCGGCCAAGGCCGAGCCCCTGCTCGCCAGGGGTGCCAAGCAGGCGGCCACCCCCGAGGAGGCCGTCGCGGCGAGCCCGCTGGTGATCGTCTGCCTGCTCGACTACCCGTCCGTGACGTCCACGCTGGCGGGAACGCCGCTGCCGGGCCGGGTCGTCGCCAACCTCACCACCGGCCGCCCCGCCGAGGCCCGCGAGCTGGCGGCGTGGGTGGCCGAGCGCGGCGGCGAGTACCTGGACGGCGGCATCATGGCCGTCCCCCAGATGATCGCCCGGCCCGGCGCGCTCATCCTCTACAGCGGCTCCCAGCCGGCCTTCGACCGGCACGAGGGCGCGCTGTCCGCCATGGCGGAGGCTCGCTTCACCGGCACCGACCCCGGCATGGCGCCGCTGCTCGACCTGGCCATGCTGACCGGCATGTACGGCCAGATCGCCGGCCTGCTGGAGGCCGCCGCGCTGGTCAGGTCGGCCGGTTACCCGCTCACGGAGTTCGTGTCGTCGCTGCTGGTGCCCTGGCTGAACGCGATGGCCGCGCAGCAGCCCCTGTGGGCCGAGAAGATGGCGTCGGGCGACCACAGCACCGAGGTCTCCAACCTGGAGATCAACCGGGCGGGCGTGGAGAACCTGGTGCGGGCCTTCCGCGAGCAGGGCGTCAAGCCGGACCTGCTGCTGCCGCTGAAGGCCGTCATCGACCAGCGCACCGCCAGGGGGCTGGGCCACGAGGGGCTGTCGGGTCTGATCGAGGAGCTCTAG
- the treS gene encoding maltose alpha-D-glucosyltransferase, translating into MSSTPIPNTFDEEKPRDPYWYKRAVFYEVLIRGFADSNGDGTGDVRGLISKLDYLQWLGVDCLWLLPLYESPLRDGGYDIADFMKILPEFGDLGDFVKLVDEAHKRGMRVIADLVMNHTSDAHPWFQASRHDPEGPFGDFYVWSDTDEKYQDARIIFIDTETSNWTYDPVRGQYYWHRFFHHQPDLNYENPDVQEAMLEVLRFWLDLGIDGFRLDAVPYLFEEEGTNCENLPKTHEYLKRTRAEVDRLFPDRVLLAEANQWPSDVVEYFGDPVGGGDECHMAFHFPLMPRIFMAVRRESRYPISEILAQTPKIPEHCQWGIFLRNHDELTLEMVTDEERDYMYTEYAKDPRMRANVGIRRRLAPLLENDRNQIELFTALLLSLPGSPVLYYGDEIGMGDNIWLGDRDGVRTPMQWDPDRNAGFSDCDPGRLYLPVIMDPIYGYQAINVEAQQKNAGSLLHWTRRMIEIRKRHPVFGLGGYAELNSSNPSVLAFVRELGDDRMLCVNNLSRFPQPVELDLRRFVGVSPVETMGGVPFPAIGELPYLLTLPGHGFYWFTLPPAITQEE; encoded by the coding sequence ATGAGCTCAACACCCATTCCCAACACCTTTGACGAGGAAAAGCCGCGCGACCCCTACTGGTACAAGCGCGCGGTTTTCTACGAGGTCCTGATCCGGGGCTTCGCCGACTCCAACGGCGACGGGACAGGCGACGTCAGGGGGCTCATCAGCAAGCTCGACTACCTGCAGTGGCTGGGCGTCGACTGCCTCTGGCTGCTCCCGCTGTACGAGTCGCCGCTGCGTGACGGCGGCTACGACATCGCGGACTTCATGAAGATCCTCCCCGAGTTCGGCGACCTCGGAGACTTCGTGAAGCTGGTCGACGAGGCGCACAAGCGGGGCATGCGCGTCATCGCCGACCTCGTCATGAACCACACCAGCGACGCGCACCCGTGGTTCCAGGCCTCCCGGCACGACCCCGAGGGCCCGTTCGGCGACTTCTACGTGTGGTCGGACACCGATGAGAAGTACCAGGACGCCCGGATCATCTTCATCGACACCGAGACGTCCAACTGGACCTACGACCCCGTGCGCGGCCAGTACTACTGGCACCGCTTCTTCCACCACCAGCCCGACCTCAACTACGAGAACCCGGACGTCCAGGAGGCGATGCTGGAGGTGCTGCGGTTCTGGCTGGACCTCGGCATCGACGGGTTCCGGCTGGACGCGGTGCCGTACCTCTTCGAGGAGGAGGGCACCAACTGCGAGAACCTGCCGAAGACGCACGAGTACCTCAAGCGGACCAGGGCCGAGGTGGACCGCCTCTTCCCCGACCGGGTGCTGCTGGCCGAGGCGAACCAGTGGCCCTCGGACGTCGTGGAGTACTTCGGCGACCCGGTCGGCGGCGGCGACGAGTGCCACATGGCCTTCCACTTCCCGCTGATGCCGCGCATCTTCATGGCCGTGCGCAGGGAGTCGCGCTACCCCATCTCCGAGATCCTCGCCCAGACGCCCAAGATCCCCGAGCACTGCCAGTGGGGCATCTTCCTGCGCAACCACGACGAGCTGACGCTCGAGATGGTCACGGACGAGGAACGCGACTACATGTACACCGAGTACGCCAAGGACCCCCGCATGCGGGCCAACGTCGGCATCCGCCGCCGCCTGGCGCCCCTGCTGGAGAACGACCGCAACCAGATCGAGCTGTTCACCGCCCTGCTCCTGTCGCTGCCCGGCTCCCCCGTGCTCTACTACGGCGACGAGATCGGCATGGGCGACAACATCTGGCTCGGCGACCGCGACGGCGTGCGCACCCCCATGCAGTGGGACCCCGACCGCAACGCCGGCTTCTCCGACTGCGACCCCGGCCGCCTCTACCTGCCGGTGATCATGGACCCGATCTACGGCTACCAGGCCATCAACGTCGAGGCCCAGCAGAAGAACGCCGGCTCGCTGCTGCACTGGACGCGGCGCATGATCGAGATCCGCAAGCGGCACCCGGTCTTCGGGCTGGGCGGCTACGCGGAGCTGAACTCCTCCAACCCCAGCGTGCTCGCCTTCGTCAGGGAGCTGGGCGACGACCGGATGCTCTGCGTGAACAACCTGTCACGATTCCCGCAACCGGTCGAGCTCGACCTGCGCAGGTTCGTCGGCGTCTCCCCCGTGGAAACCATGGGAGGCGTACCATTTCCGGCAATTGGCGAACTTCCGTATCTTTTGACGCTTCCCGGGCATGGGTTCTATTGGTTCACACTCCCGCCGGCCATCACCCAGGAGGAGTAA